Genomic segment of Gigantopelta aegis isolate Gae_Host chromosome 10, Gae_host_genome, whole genome shotgun sequence:
GAGATCTTGTAGAAAGTGGATTGATGAACAGACACGGGTGGTGTTTGTGGAATTCACTCTCTTCAACCCAAATGTCCTGCTGTTTATTTTAGTGGTGGTGCTGATGTTTGAATACTCCAACACTGGTTTCATGTTTCCCTACCATCTGATATACACGGCTAACTTCTATCACTACCAGAATGAATTTGAGACATTCGTTGCTATTGTCGACATTCTCTTTGTTATATATCGGTTTATTTTTACTTAtgctaaattaaaacaatttcttaAAATGAGATGCCTAGACTACGTCAATAAGCCATGAAATTTCACTGAGCTAACCACTTTGTGTTTAGCATACTCCACTATTGCTCTGTTTGTTAATTGGCTTCTTGTGTCAGACTGATTTCGAAAGGTTTACTCATTTTCACACAGCTGTATTTTATGATTCCTTACTGAGATATGTTATGTCAACTTTAATCCTGTTAATAATTCTTAAGTTCTTCAAACTGCTTCGTTTCAATGTCCGATTGTCTGTGCTTGCACAAACACTTCATTCCGCAAGAGGAAATCTGATCGCATATTCGTTTTCTCTGTTTGGATTTACCATGGCATTTGCTATATTTGCTGTTCTTGTTTCTGGCACTATGCTTGAAGGATACAGAAATATTCCAAGGACAGTTATAACCATGTTCCTTTTTATGATGGGCAAGTCCGATTACTATGGTCTTTATGAAGGCAATGCTTTTTTTGgtccattgtttttctttctctttataTTGACATTTCAGTTTCTGTTGTTGCAGTATTTCATTACTCTTCTCATGGATTCATTTCATACTACCAGGATTCACATAGCCATGGTAAAAACTGAGGTTCACATGGTTCAGTACATTCTTAGGAAATTCCGTTTGATAACGATGCTTGATGTACAAAAAAAGCTGGAAAAAAAACGTAAAATTATTGAAGATTTCTAAAACCTGTTTGTTAATTGTTCCAAAGTGTTTTATTACAGACaaagtaacaataaaatatactgattaATTCCGATTGTGTCTTATAGTTTTCATGTTGTGTTTAgaattctaaacaaggaaatatacTGAATGTGCAActtcagttattaaaaagtcTGCTAAGAATGATATCAATTAGATACCCACATTTTAAGAACCAGTGatgaatacaaaatgtatagCGAGCACTCTAGACCATCTACAGACATGTACTCATTTTTTAGGTTGAATAAAATGATAGATTTGTTATTTATCTACATATACAAGCTTATACACTGTAGGCTATATTAGGTTAAACAAAATTGTCTTTGCTGTTAAAAAACTGTCAAAAATAGAAATGGGAAATTATTAATTGTGACTTTACCGAATTATTGTGCTCTTTATACACTCAATTGACTAAATAGTTTATAAACGATGTAATGGTGCATTTTCTTTTCTGAAAgtatggaaatgttttagttgttttgtattcataaaacataaaagagaacacaaaaaaacttccaccattattaatataatacacagATGACTTTAACATGCACCACCCACCATTTGAATAATTAATGATCACCTCTGGCACTGCAACATCTGGAGTGACTGTAGTGATCACCTCTGGTACTGCAACATCTGGAGTGACTGTAGTGATCACCTCTGGTACTGCAACATCTGGAGTGACTGCACCAGCTATAGTGATCACCTCTGGTACTGCAAAATATGGAGTGACTGTAGTGATCACCTCTGGTACTGCAACATCTGGAGTGACTGTACCAGCTATAGTGATCACCTCTGGTACTGCAACATCTGGAGTGACTGTAGTGATCACCTCTGGTACTGCAACATCTGGAGTGACTGTAGTGATCACCTCTGGTACTGCAAAATCTGGAGTGACTGTAGTGATCACCTCTGGTACTGCAACATCTGGAGTGACTGTACCAGCTATAGTGATCACCTCTGGTACTGCAACATCTGGAGTGACTGTAGTGATCACCTCTGGTACTGCAACATCTGGAGTGACTGTATCGGCTATAGTGATCACCTATGGTACTGCAACATCTGGAGTGACTGAAGTGATCACCTCTGGTACTGCAACATCTGGAGTGACTGCACCAGTTATAGTGATCACCTCTGGTACTGCAACATCTGGAGTGACTGTACCGGCTATAGTGATCACCTCTGGTACTGCAACATCTGGAGTGACTGTAGTGATCACCTCTGGTACTGCAACATCTGGAGTGACTGCACCGGCTATAGTGATCACCTCTGGTACTGCAGCATCTGGAGTGACTGCATCGGCTGTAGTGACCTCACCTCT
This window contains:
- the LOC121383905 gene encoding protein FAM71B-like, which encodes MITSGTATSGVTVVITSGTATSGVTVVITSGTATSGVTAPAIVITSGTAKYGVTVVITSGTATSGVTVPAIVITSGTATSGVTVVITSGTATSGVTVVITSGTAKSGVTVVITSGTATSGVTVPAIVITSGTATSGVTVVITSGTATSGVTVSAIVITYGTATSGVTEVITSGTATSGVTAPVIVITSGTATSGVTVPAIVITSGTATSGVTVVITSGTATSGVTAPAIVITSGTAASGVTASAVVTSPLGTATSGVTVPPAVVITYGTATSGVITSVLQHLE